A genome region from Arachidicoccus soli includes the following:
- a CDS encoding GNAT family N-acetyltransferase, with protein sequence MHNILTIRDAEETDLLTIKEIMNDAVLNTTAIYDYYERDEQYVKNWFSNMQKQSMPIIVCAYEGKCAGYGCYTIFRPKDGYRFCVEHSVYVHKDFRGKGIGAQLLTALIKRAKVDNYHTMIAGIDADNKFSIEFHKKYGFVEVGYLKGVGYKFDRWLDLVFMQKML encoded by the coding sequence ATGCACAATATTTTGACCATTAGAGATGCTGAAGAAACTGATTTATTGACTATTAAAGAAATAATGAATGATGCAGTCCTCAATACTACAGCAATTTATGATTATTATGAAAGAGATGAACAATATGTAAAAAACTGGTTTTCCAATATGCAAAAGCAATCCATGCCTATAATTGTTTGTGCTTATGAAGGTAAATGTGCTGGATATGGATGTTACACCATTTTTCGCCCCAAAGACGGGTATCGTTTTTGTGTAGAACATTCAGTGTATGTTCATAAAGATTTTAGAGGGAAAGGTATTGGTGCACAATTGTTAACCGCCTTGATTAAAAGAGCTAAGGTCGACAATTATCATACGATGATTGCAGGTATCGATGCTGATAATAAATTCAGTATTGAATTTCACAAGAAATACGGGTTTGTAGAAGTGGGATACTTAAAGGGAGTAGGTTACAAATTTGACCGTTGGTTAGATTTAGTATTTATGCAAAAAATGCTGTGA
- a CDS encoding porin family protein, whose translation MKKTLLTLLTLLLLGGFANAQHFALGIKAGGNLNKIQGESFKNGFQFGVHAGAFLEYDFGKTIGIQPEVLFNQTNTTTQSRQSDANSYYQSTKDAKLNYLSIPLLLRINVNKLLTINVGPQYSILMNKDSSLIQNGKNAIKSGDFAAVAGVQLNLGGLRIYGRYNIGLSNINDISNQQKWKNQQIQLGVGFSIL comes from the coding sequence ATGAAAAAAACGCTCTTAACGCTCCTTACCTTATTATTGCTAGGGGGTTTTGCCAATGCGCAGCATTTTGCACTTGGTATCAAAGCCGGTGGAAATCTTAACAAGATTCAAGGCGAATCCTTTAAAAATGGATTCCAGTTTGGAGTTCATGCCGGTGCTTTTTTAGAATACGATTTTGGTAAAACAATTGGTATTCAGCCGGAAGTTTTATTTAATCAGACAAATACAACGACACAAAGCCGACAGTCCGACGCAAATTCATACTATCAGTCTACAAAAGATGCTAAATTGAATTATCTAAGTATTCCTCTTTTACTACGAATCAATGTAAATAAGCTGCTGACAATAAATGTTGGTCCACAATACAGCATTTTAATGAACAAGGATTCATCCTTGATACAGAATGGCAAAAATGCTATTAAAAGTGGCGATTTTGCTGCTGTTGCCGGAGTACAATTGAATCTTGGTGGATTGCGTATCTACGGTCGTTATAATATTGGATTGTCAAATATCAACGATATCAGCAATCAACAAAAATGGAAGAACCAGCAAATACAATTAGGTGTCGGTTTTTCTATTTTATAA
- a CDS encoding DUF4878 domain-containing protein: protein MKKAFICAAMLSIVFLAPSCKSSSSPSAIAEKFSKAMLNDDYATAEKLSTVESAKILQENEQMSKENPLPDSIKSLIKIATIKIINEKIENDTTASVVLKTVLPKEIMGKKENNETLALKKENGQWRIDIFGTMKKMMQEEGGGMQMQADDMSSDSLEETNPDSLGK, encoded by the coding sequence ATGAAAAAAGCCTTTATATGCGCAGCTATGCTTTCGATAGTATTTCTTGCACCGTCTTGTAAATCATCTTCTTCTCCTTCAGCTATTGCGGAAAAATTTTCAAAAGCAATGCTGAATGATGATTATGCAACTGCTGAAAAATTATCAACGGTAGAGAGTGCGAAAATATTACAGGAAAACGAGCAAATGAGTAAAGAAAACCCCTTGCCCGATTCTATAAAATCGCTTATAAAAATAGCTACCATAAAAATCATCAATGAAAAGATTGAAAATGACACCACAGCATCTGTCGTATTGAAAACGGTACTTCCTAAAGAAATAATGGGCAAGAAGGAAAACAATGAAACCCTTGCTTTGAAAAAAGAAAACGGACAGTGGCGTATAGATATTTTTGGTACCATGAAGAAAATGATGCAAGAAGAAGGTGGCGGGATGCAAATGCAAGCTGATGATATGTCTTCAGATTCTTTAGAAGAAACAAATCCGGACTCTTTAGGGAAATAA
- the lpxB gene encoding lipid-A-disaccharide synthase, translated as MKYYIIAGEASGDLHGSNLIKELYDLDTDCQVRCWGGDKMQSSGAILVKHYRDLAFMGFIEVISNLPTILQNLTFCKKDIQEYNPDVLVLIDYPGFNLRIAEWAKKQNIKVVYYISPQVWAWKESRVPKMMQSIDKMLVILPFEKEYFKQNFNWDVEYVGHPLVKVIEDFKKNEAPAPSFDKEKIIALLPGSRKQEIRKKLPIMLEASKHFPAYQFIVAKAPSLANEFYQEMLAPYPNVTSVEDGTYKLLSNAYAALVTSGTATLETALFSVPEIVCYKGSNISYQIAKRLIKIKYISLVNLIMNKPVVTELIQQALTVHNIRRELEYILNNENIRSRVINDYDQLKNLLSAGGNASQNAAKAVIDFLHR; from the coding sequence TTGAAATACTACATTATAGCCGGTGAGGCAAGTGGCGATTTGCACGGTAGCAATCTGATAAAAGAATTATACGATTTAGATACAGATTGTCAGGTGCGTTGCTGGGGCGGCGATAAAATGCAGTCTTCTGGTGCTATTTTGGTAAAGCATTATCGTGATCTGGCATTTATGGGTTTTATCGAAGTGATCAGTAACTTACCAACCATCCTGCAAAACCTCACATTTTGCAAAAAAGATATTCAGGAATATAATCCGGACGTATTGGTTTTAATAGATTATCCAGGATTTAATTTGCGCATTGCCGAATGGGCGAAAAAGCAAAATATAAAAGTAGTCTATTATATTTCCCCACAGGTCTGGGCCTGGAAAGAAAGTCGTGTGCCAAAAATGATGCAAAGCATTGATAAGATGCTGGTTATTCTTCCATTCGAAAAAGAATATTTTAAACAAAATTTTAACTGGGATGTAGAATATGTCGGGCACCCATTGGTGAAAGTGATTGAGGATTTTAAAAAAAATGAGGCTCCCGCACCATCTTTTGATAAGGAAAAAATAATTGCCTTATTGCCCGGAAGTCGCAAACAAGAAATTCGAAAAAAGTTGCCGATCATGCTAGAGGCTTCCAAGCATTTTCCAGCCTACCAATTTATCGTGGCTAAAGCACCATCCTTAGCAAATGAATTTTATCAAGAAATGCTTGCACCTTACCCAAATGTTACCTCTGTAGAGGACGGGACTTACAAATTACTTTCAAATGCTTATGCAGCCCTAGTTACAAGTGGAACTGCAACACTGGAAACAGCATTATTTAGTGTTCCTGAAATTGTATGCTACAAAGGCAGTAACATTAGTTACCAGATTGCCAAAAGATTAATAAAAATTAAATATATCTCATTGGTAAATCTCATTATGAATAAACCTGTGGTCACCGAGCTTATTCAGCAAGCACTAACTGTACATAACATACGACGCGAACTCGAATATATATTAAACAACGAAAATATACGTTCTAGGGTCATCAATGATTATGATCAACTAAAGAACTTACTCTCAGCAGGTGGAAATGCGTCCCAAAATGCTGCGAAGGCAGTGATTGATTTCCTTCACAGATAA
- a CDS encoding SDR family oxidoreductase encodes MSQFKNKVIVITGGSEGIGRALVDIFLQQGAKVATCSRNFDKLYHLQTQYPDMPLLTHTADISKENECNSFIQKVIKIYGSIDVLINNAGISMRALFVDTELETLRKLMDVNFWGAVYCTKFALPFLIQNQGVVVGVSSIAGFRGLPGRSGYSASKFALNGWLESIRTELVETGVSVVTVCPGFTSSNIRKVALNKDAKPEAESLMKEEKMMSAEQCAQHIFEAIEKRKRTLILTTQGKEAVYLNRFLPALADKLIRKFYFNNNELIK; translated from the coding sequence ATGTCACAATTTAAAAATAAAGTAATCGTAATCACGGGTGGTTCTGAAGGAATTGGCCGCGCACTAGTAGATATATTTTTGCAACAAGGAGCTAAAGTAGCCACCTGTAGTAGAAACTTCGATAAATTGTATCATTTGCAAACACAATATCCTGATATGCCTTTATTGACGCATACAGCAGATATCAGCAAAGAAAATGAATGCAATTCTTTTATTCAAAAAGTAATTAAAATATATGGCAGCATCGATGTCCTAATCAATAATGCCGGTATTTCTATGCGTGCATTATTTGTAGATACCGAATTAGAAACACTTCGAAAATTAATGGATGTGAATTTTTGGGGAGCAGTGTATTGTACAAAATTCGCCCTACCCTTTTTAATTCAGAATCAAGGAGTAGTAGTGGGCGTATCTTCCATTGCCGGTTTCAGAGGATTGCCGGGAAGAAGCGGCTATTCTGCTTCTAAATTTGCATTAAATGGTTGGTTAGAATCGATACGTACAGAATTGGTAGAAACAGGCGTTTCGGTGGTAACAGTTTGTCCCGGGTTTACCAGTTCTAATATCAGAAAAGTTGCATTAAACAAAGATGCAAAACCGGAAGCAGAATCCTTAATGAAAGAAGAAAAAATGATGAGCGCCGAACAGTGCGCCCAACATATATTTGAGGCTATTGAAAAAAGAAAGCGTACGCTTATATTGACTACACAAGGAAAAGAAGCTGTATATCTCAACAGGTTCCTCCCAGCACTTGCAGACAAACTCATTAGAAAATTTTATTTTAACAATAACGAACTCATTAAATAA
- a CDS encoding SAM hydrolase/SAM-dependent halogenase family protein produces the protein MAIITLSTDIGTNDFVIGAFKGQLLTLQPNAQIVDITHQLSSTNFAEAAYICVNAFKYYPEETVHIVLVNLFEFNPSQLLLAKYGKQYILCPDNGILTMICKQKPDNVFRLPIKKEAKINTIQCLENIALAAHKLATGRSSLQVGQATDNFVERYPMRPTFSSDWIEGQIIFIDRFENVVVNISEIEFEECRKGRNYNINFGRGNSIITEIQENYSSSNNEDYIATFNSAGMLELAIKNGNLAGLFGLKGYKTENSSFANSQAFSEAKNSGKRDWVYQTIRIFFE, from the coding sequence ATGGCCATCATTACACTATCAACTGATATTGGCACCAACGATTTTGTTATAGGCGCTTTTAAAGGGCAGTTATTGACATTGCAGCCTAATGCGCAAATAGTAGATATCACACATCAATTGTCATCTACTAATTTTGCTGAAGCTGCATATATATGCGTGAATGCATTTAAATATTATCCGGAAGAAACCGTACATATTGTATTGGTAAATTTATTTGAATTTAATCCAAGTCAGTTACTATTGGCCAAATATGGCAAACAATATATCCTTTGTCCGGATAATGGTATTTTAACGATGATTTGTAAACAGAAACCCGATAATGTTTTTAGATTACCCATAAAAAAAGAGGCAAAAATTAATACGATTCAATGTTTAGAAAATATTGCTTTAGCAGCGCATAAATTAGCTACAGGAAGATCATCCCTGCAAGTAGGTCAAGCAACGGATAATTTTGTGGAGCGCTATCCAATGCGCCCAACTTTTAGTAGCGACTGGATAGAGGGGCAAATTATTTTTATTGATAGGTTTGAAAATGTTGTGGTAAATATCTCCGAAATTGAGTTTGAAGAATGCCGCAAAGGGCGCAATTATAATATCAATTTTGGGCGTGGTAATAGTATTATCACCGAGATACAAGAAAACTATTCTTCCTCTAATAATGAAGACTACATTGCGACCTTTAATTCTGCAGGAATGTTAGAATTAGCCATAAAAAATGGAAATCTTGCCGGGCTATTTGGGCTAAAAGGATATAAAACTGAAAATTCCTCTTTCGCTAATTCTCAAGCATTTAGTGAAGCAAAAAATAGTGGGAAGCGTGATTGGGTGTACCAAACTATTCGTATCTTTTTTGAATAA
- a CDS encoding ABC transporter ATP-binding protein, with protein sequence MIELKDVKKSFDGKPIIKGVSMVMEAGKCNLIIGASGSGKTVLTKCIVGLFKPDEGEILFENQNILQLEKKERKELRQQIGMLFQGSALFDSMTVEQNVMFPLDMFSNMSINEKKKRVNDVLARVNLKDSNKKLPAEISGGMKKRVGIARAIVLNPKYLFCDEPNSGLDPQTSLLIDKLIKEITEEYQMTTVVITHDMNSVMEIGDHIVYMYNGQKRWEGNNQEIIHSKDEMLNKFIFASQFLQDVKEMRMEEDKQKAK encoded by the coding sequence ATGATTGAATTAAAAGATGTAAAAAAAAGTTTTGACGGGAAGCCTATTATCAAAGGAGTTTCAATGGTAATGGAGGCTGGTAAATGTAATCTTATAATTGGTGCGAGCGGAAGCGGCAAAACTGTTCTAACCAAATGTATTGTAGGGTTGTTTAAACCCGATGAAGGGGAAATATTATTCGAAAATCAAAATATTTTACAACTCGAGAAAAAAGAAAGAAAAGAGCTACGCCAACAAATTGGCATGTTATTTCAAGGTTCTGCACTCTTTGATTCCATGACGGTAGAACAAAATGTGATGTTTCCACTGGACATGTTTTCAAATATGTCCATAAATGAAAAGAAGAAACGTGTAAACGATGTATTGGCGCGCGTAAATTTGAAAGATTCCAACAAAAAACTTCCTGCTGAGATAAGTGGAGGAATGAAAAAAAGAGTGGGGATTGCTCGTGCAATTGTGCTTAATCCGAAATATCTATTTTGTGATGAGCCGAATTCTGGTTTAGATCCGCAGACATCTTTATTAATCGATAAATTAATTAAGGAAATCACAGAAGAATATCAAATGACCACTGTAGTAATTACCCACGATATGAATAGTGTAATGGAAATTGGTGATCACATTGTATATATGTATAACGGTCAAAAACGTTGGGAAGGCAACAATCAAGAAATTATTCACAGTAAAGATGAAATGCTGAACAAATTCATTTTTGCTTCACAATTTTTACAGGATGTAAAAGAAATGCGTATGGAAGAAGATAAGCAAAAGGCCAAATAG
- a CDS encoding PhoH family protein has product MTDTIIELNTLSPIEFFGVNNAKLNLLKKRFPLLKILSRGTQIKLSGAQEHVEAAKAKIDLILQYMERSGDLSDNYFEEILGSIDDDKVDNFVERHPNDVLVFGPNGKSIRARTTNQKAMVEAADKNDIVFAIGPAGTGKTYTAVAIAVRALKNKIVKKIILTRPAVEAGESLGFLPGDLKEKIDPYLRPLYDALDDMIPADKLGYYMSTRTIEIAPLAYMRGRTLDNAFIILDESQNANDLQIKMFLTRIGANAKAIITGDPTQIDLPKNQRSGLWKAVSILRNIDGIAHIELNEEDVVRHKLVKQIIKAYNMADEKEEEEQKFYVNKKIGKDRSL; this is encoded by the coding sequence TTGACAGACACAATCATTGAATTAAACACCCTGAGCCCAATCGAGTTTTTTGGCGTAAACAATGCAAAACTCAACCTATTAAAAAAACGCTTTCCTTTATTGAAAATCCTTTCCCGTGGCACGCAGATAAAATTGAGCGGAGCCCAGGAACATGTAGAGGCAGCAAAAGCTAAAATTGATTTGATATTACAGTACATGGAACGCAGTGGCGATTTAAGCGATAACTATTTTGAAGAAATACTCGGCAGTATCGACGACGACAAAGTTGATAATTTTGTTGAAAGACATCCCAACGATGTACTGGTGTTTGGACCTAACGGGAAAAGTATTCGCGCACGTACTACCAATCAAAAAGCCATGGTGGAAGCCGCTGATAAAAATGATATTGTTTTTGCTATAGGGCCTGCAGGAACCGGTAAAACTTATACTGCAGTCGCTATTGCTGTGCGCGCATTAAAAAATAAAATTGTAAAAAAAATCATCTTAACACGCCCTGCTGTTGAAGCCGGAGAAAGTTTGGGTTTTCTTCCCGGTGATCTAAAGGAAAAAATAGATCCTTATTTGCGTCCTTTATATGATGCTTTGGATGATATGATTCCTGCTGACAAATTGGGTTATTATATGAGTACAAGAACTATTGAGATTGCACCCTTGGCTTATATGCGTGGCCGTACTTTAGACAATGCATTTATCATTTTAGATGAATCACAGAACGCCAACGATTTGCAAATAAAAATGTTCTTGACACGTATCGGAGCCAATGCAAAAGCCATTATTACCGGGGATCCTACACAGATAGATTTACCAAAAAATCAAAGAAGTGGTTTGTGGAAAGCTGTGTCTATTCTTAGAAATATTGACGGTATTGCCCATATCGAATTGAATGAAGAAGATGTGGTAAGACATAAACTAGTTAAACAGATTATCAAGGCCTACAATATGGCTGATGAAAAAGAAGAAGAAGAACAAAAATTTTATGTCAATAAAAAGATTGGCAAGGATAGGTCATTGTAA
- the pepE gene encoding dipeptidase PepE has translation MRDILLASTSTLLGGTYLNYLKSEIIELFKSVDEIIFIPYARPSGISHDEYTEKARSFFASINKKVKGLHEFSTVTDAIKNAQGFFTGGGNTFLLVKQLHEHKLMYMLRDEVLKGKPYLGCSAGSNIGGMNMQTTNDMPIVYPSSFETMGLVDFNINPHFLDEATYTKSMGETRETRIKEFLSQNQIPVIGLREGSWIRVKNDLVKLEGSLPAKIFEKDKEPYELAAHSEISF, from the coding sequence ATGCGCGATATCCTCCTTGCTAGCACATCTACTCTTTTAGGTGGTACTTATTTGAATTATTTGAAGAGTGAAATTATAGAGCTATTTAAATCTGTAGATGAAATAATATTTATTCCATATGCTCGCCCTAGCGGTATTTCTCACGACGAATATACCGAAAAAGCACGCAGTTTCTTTGCATCAATAAATAAGAAAGTAAAAGGGCTGCATGAATTTTCAACTGTAACAGACGCTATAAAAAATGCACAAGGTTTTTTCACTGGAGGGGGTAATACATTTCTATTAGTGAAACAATTACATGAACATAAATTAATGTACATGCTTAGGGATGAGGTGCTGAAAGGCAAGCCTTATCTTGGTTGCAGCGCGGGCAGCAATATTGGGGGTATGAATATGCAAACGACCAATGATATGCCAATTGTATATCCATCGTCTTTTGAAACGATGGGGCTAGTGGACTTTAATATCAATCCTCACTTTCTGGATGAAGCTACTTATACGAAAAGTATGGGTGAAACAAGAGAAACGCGTATAAAGGAATTTCTTTCCCAAAATCAAATACCTGTAATTGGATTAAGAGAAGGTAGTTGGATTCGTGTAAAGAATGATTTGGTTAAACTAGAGGGAAGCCTACCGGCAAAAATCTTTGAAAAAGACAAAGAGCCATATGAATTAGCGGCACATAGTGAAATCTCTTTTTAA
- the lysA gene encoding diaminopimelate decarboxylase, giving the protein MHNLKVSYFRAAKMNKLSMQLSNEQLSAIANEYGTPVYIYHAEKIKEQYNKLKKAFAKTDTRFFYACKALTNINILKLMKSIGTDLDCVSINEVKLGLAAGFEPQQIMFTPNSVDFSEVEAGKELGVNINIDNISFLERFGNKYGGSYPISIRLNPHIMAGGNYKISTGHVDSKFGISIHQMRHIERVVKTTKLHVRGLHIHTGSEIKDINLFLNALDVMLDLARHFPKIEFLDLGSGFKVPYEETDIETDVETLGKKVGEAFKAFEKEIGKKLQIWFEPGKYLVSESGYFVVKANVIKQTTATVFVGVDSGFNHLIRPMFYEAYHRVENISNPKGSERIYTVVGNICETDTFAWDRKIAETHEGDLLCFYNAGAYGFEMSSNFNSRLKPAEVLVINNDVHLIRRRDTFEDLLRNQIEVL; this is encoded by the coding sequence TTGCATAACCTTAAGGTTTCTTATTTTCGTGCAGCTAAAATGAATAAATTATCCATGCAACTTTCTAATGAACAACTGTCGGCAATTGCCAATGAATATGGTACGCCGGTGTATATTTACCATGCTGAAAAAATTAAAGAACAGTACAATAAATTAAAAAAAGCATTTGCGAAAACAGATACGCGCTTTTTTTATGCCTGCAAAGCACTGACCAATATCAACATCTTAAAACTGATGAAAAGTATTGGAACTGATTTGGACTGTGTAAGCATAAACGAAGTAAAGTTGGGCCTGGCAGCTGGATTCGAACCACAACAAATTATGTTTACCCCCAACAGTGTCGATTTTTCTGAAGTAGAAGCAGGCAAAGAATTAGGTGTAAATATCAACATTGATAATATTTCTTTCCTAGAGCGGTTTGGCAATAAATACGGGGGTTCCTATCCAATCAGTATTCGATTAAACCCGCATATAATGGCAGGGGGGAATTACAAAATATCGACCGGCCACGTAGATAGTAAATTTGGCATTTCTATTCATCAGATGCGGCATATAGAACGTGTGGTTAAAACGACTAAACTACATGTACGCGGATTACATATTCATACCGGCAGCGAAATAAAAGATATCAATTTATTTTTAAATGCTTTGGATGTAATGCTCGATTTAGCTCGGCATTTTCCGAAAATTGAATTTTTAGATTTGGGCAGCGGGTTTAAAGTGCCTTATGAAGAAACAGATATAGAAACAGATGTAGAAACATTGGGTAAAAAGGTAGGGGAAGCCTTTAAAGCATTTGAAAAAGAAATAGGTAAAAAATTGCAAATATGGTTTGAGCCGGGGAAATATCTTGTAAGTGAATCAGGATATTTTGTGGTTAAAGCCAATGTTATAAAACAAACAACTGCGACAGTATTCGTTGGAGTAGATTCCGGGTTTAATCATCTTATCCGTCCTATGTTTTATGAGGCATATCATCGGGTGGAAAATATCAGTAACCCTAAAGGCTCAGAAAGAATTTATACAGTCGTAGGCAATATTTGTGAAACAGATACCTTCGCCTGGGACAGAAAAATAGCAGAAACACATGAAGGCGATTTGCTTTGTTTTTATAATGCCGGAGCTTATGGTTTTGAAATGAGCAGTAATTTTAATTCTCGTTTAAAACCTGCAGAAGTTTTGGTAATAAATAATGATGTACATTTAATAAGAAGAAGAGATACATTTGAAGATTTGTTACGCAATCAAATAGAAGTGTTATAG